In Xiphophorus maculatus strain JP 163 A chromosome 2, X_maculatus-5.0-male, whole genome shotgun sequence, one genomic interval encodes:
- the fancf gene encoding Fanconi anemia group F protein gives MGCECGQRHMEAVLKNVGCTVELLAVAAHSGVVNEWDEQTVTRAFHWARYCEHIYSRFHGNPVIRGVLEKQLQLTNHRLKEAFPEYNAVSFLDLGRCQDLLLLWLLNNSALPISIMKMLFETKASADSTSSDYEDVRGLCNQIIQCKSACTVLRPLLGVPSVGADAEVQGEMLMERLGSALSQSSDPRRVEDFLSSVLQEFEVAAEHLCPVIAAALLTTDSAVQTASQDFLLDWLQSRRGVLQHVCTALPSKVLADLAERHQKFRDAFCKLLKKWASEMEYRVTEGEWVHAATNSAVSFQKMTEHYLTLFEACPSLRTEVEDELNAQRIADGDFDVRGLSVWGDILLALRK, from the coding sequence ATGGGCTGTGAATGCGGACAGCGCCACATGGAGGCTGTGCTGAAAAACGTGGGCTGCACCGTGGAGCTGCTGGCAGTGGCTGCCCACAGCGGCGTGGTGAATGAGTGGGATGAGCAGACCGTGACCAGGGCTTTTCACTGGGCCAGGTACTGTGAGCATATTTACAGCAGGTTCCACGGTAACCCCGTCATCAGAGGAGTCCtggagaagcagctgcagctcaccAATCACCGTTTGAAGGAAGCTTTTCCCGAATACAACGCAGTGTCGTTTTTGGATCTGGGCCGCTGCCAGGACCTGCTGCTTCTCTGGCTGTTGAACAACTCTGCATTGCCGATCTCCATCATGAAGATGCTCTTTGAAACCAAGGCCTCTGCTGATTCTACAAGCAGCGACTATGAAGACGTCAGAGGCCTCTGCAACCAGATCATTCAGTGTAAATCTGCCTGTACGGTGCTGCGTCCCCTCCTGGGCGTCCCCTCTGTTGGTGCTGATGCTGAGGTTCAGGGAGAGATGCTGATGGAAAGGTTGGGGTCCGCGCTGAGCCAGAGCAGCGATCCCCGCCGGGTGGAGGACTTCCTGAGCTCCGTCCTTCAGGAATTTGAGGTTGCAGCGGAGCATTTGTGTCCAGTCattgctgcagctctgctgacaACAGACTCGGCTGTACAAACCGCCTCtcaggattttcttctggacTGGCTGCAGAGTCGGCGCGGCGTGCTGCAGCACGTATGCACTGCGCTGCCTTCCAAGGTTCTTGCAGACTTGGCAGAAAGACACCAGAAATTTAGAGATGCTTTCTGCAAGTTGCTGAAGAAGTGGGCCTCGGAGATGGAGTACAGGGTAACTGAAGGCGAATGGGTTCACGCTGCTACAAACTCTGCGGTGTCCTTCCAGAAAATGACAGAGCATTATTTGACTCTGTTTGAAGCCTGTCCCTCTCTGAGGACGGAAGTAGAGGATGAGCTAAATGCACAGAGGATTGCTGATGGAGACTTTGATGTCAGAGGTCTGAGTGTGTGGGGGGACATCCTGTTGGCATTGAGAAAGTGA